ACCGCCCGCGTGGCCTGCGACGACGGCGAGATCGAATCGGTCGACCCCGGAGCCCTCGAACGCTTCTTCGAGATCGTCGAAGGCGGCGAGGGGAGTCGGTTCGTTCGCACTCGGGCCGTCGACATGACCGGCGAGGCCCGGCATATCGAGGAGCCAACACCACTTTTCAGTGTCCGCTTTACCGAGCCCGTCGACCTCACAGCCATCTCGCTGCATTTCGAGACGATTCTGGATCACGACAGCGAGGACGTCCCCACTGAGTCGCTCCGGTTCAACGCCATCGAGTAGTACCACAAGCATCGAACACCTTTTGAGACGCCGAGCGAAAGGCGGGGTATGAAGCTACTCGTCGTCGGTGCCGGGGAGATGGGTCGGTGGGTGGCCGACACCGTCGACGCGGAAATCGCCTTCAGCGATGCCGACTCCGCAGTCGCCGCCGATGCCGCCGCCGCCCGGCAGGCCCGCCGGGTCTCGCCAGCAACTGACGAGCAGTTCGACGTGGTCTGTCTCGCCGTCCCGATGTCGGCGGTCGACGACGCTATCGAACAGTACGCCCCACTCGCCACCGAGGCCATCTTCGACGTCTCGGGCGTGATGGCTAGCCCACTCGCAGCGATGGCGGATCAGGCTCCCGATCTTGAACAGGCGAGTTTCCACCCCCTCTTTGCCCCGCCACGAGTCCCGGGCAACGTCGCGGTCGTCACCGCCAATGACGGTCCACACCTCCAGTCGATCCGCGAAGCAATGACCGACGCCGGAAACACGGTCTTCGAGACGACCCCCGAAGAACACGACGACGCGATGGAAACGGTCCAAGCCAGCGCCCACACGGCCGTGTTGGCCTACGGACTCGCAGCTGACTCGGTCCGCGAGGAGTTCGCCACCCCCGTCTCTGCGAAACTCGAAGAGATCGCAACCACCGTCACCGAGGGCGACGCTGGGGTCTACAGCGAGATCCAGTCGACCTTCGACGGCGCGGAGGCGGTCGCCGAGGCCGCCAAGCGGATCGCCGAGGCCGACGACGAAACGTTCGCCGAACTGTATGACGATGCCAAAACCAATATGAACGCAACCGGCCGGGAGCGCCACCAGTGATCGACCGCGAGGCAGTTCGCTCCAACGCAAAGTACCTCCGACAGGTCCGCCCAATCGACCCCGAGGAGATCAGCGAGTATATCGAATCCCAGCCACACCCCGCGGTTGTCAAACAGACACTCCGCGAGGAGGCCTTCGACCTCGGCCTCGTCGAGCGAGAAGACGGGACGTTCGTCCCAGTCGAGGCGGGACCGGTCGACTACCGCCAGTGGGAGCCCGAGGCGTTTCCCGAACGCTACAGTTTCGCCCTCGAAGACCAGTTAGTCAAACGCTACGGGGCGAACTGGCATCGCGGCGACTCGGGCCGAGAGCTTAGAGAGCGCATAACGGGGTTAAAAGAGGACTACTACGCCGGAGCCGACGTCGAGTACGACGAGACTGCGGCGCTGGGCTATGCCATCTACCACTTGCCGGACTACTACGCCGCAGTCGGCTACGACCTCGACACACTGACCGAACGCGGCTTGCTGGACCGCACCCTGCGCGTGCTTGATGTCGGAGCCGGCTCGGGTGGCCCAGCGCTCGGCCTACACGACTACCTGTTCGCCGACGACGAGCGCGGTGACGACGTCTCAGTCGATCCGGAGGCCGCACTGGTCGACTACCACGCCGTCGAGCCGAGCGCCTCGGCGGACATCCTCGAACCGATGCTGGCCGAAACCACGCTCAACTTCCGGTCGACGATTCATCGAACGACCATCGAGGAGTATCTGGTCGACGGAGCAGGGGACGAAAAATTCGATCTGATCTGCTTCGGTAACGTCCTCAGTGAACTCGACGATCCCGTGGCGGTCGTTGAGGATGCCCTCGATCTGCTGGCCGACGATGGGACGCTCCTCGCCCTTGAGCCGGCAGATCTCGAAACCGCTACCGGCCTCCGGGAGATCGAACGCGAAGTCGCACCGCCAGCAAGCGATGTCACGATCTACGCGCCCACACTCCGGCTCTGGGAGGGGAAGGCCCCCTCGGACCGCGGCTGGTCGTTCGACGTTCGACCCGATCTGTCGGAGCCAGCGTTCCAACAGCGACTCGACGAGGGCCAGTCGACCGACGACGTCGACACAGACCCGGGCGCGTTCGTCAACGTCGACGTACAGTTCGCCTACAGCCTCCTGCGGACTGACGGCGAACGCCGGTTCCCGTTCCGGGCCTCGCGGGACCGGCATGCCCAGATGGCGGCGATGGACGATCACGTCACCGACCGAATCAATCTCCTCGCCGTGAAACTCAGCCACAACCTCAGCGATGGCGGCAACCCACTGTTCAAGATCGGTGACGGCAGCCAACAGGTCGACCAGTACGCCGTCCTCACCAAAGAGTCCGGCCTCAATCGTGATCTGGAGGACGCTCCCTACGGTGCGGTATTGGAGTTCGAAAACGTGCTCGTGCTCTGGAACGACGACGAGGAAGCCTACAATCTGGTTGTCGACGCCGAGACAGTGGTCGACTCGGTATCGGGCTACTAATCGGCTCGTTCAGCCACTGCTGGGCGAGTATCCGCCGGTCGGTACCGGTCGATACCGAACACGACGAGCGCGACGACCAGTGCAACGACGACGACCCACTGATCTGCCGAGACGTACCAGCCGGGGGTTGGCGGTCGCCACGGCGGCAGCGGAAAGAGATACGTGTTCGTGAGCATCAGTCCATCGGCGTAGCGTTGAGGAAGGTCGACAACAAGATGCGAGAGCGAACCACTGAAAAGTAATACAAAGGCCCGTCGCTGGTTTTTGCCGTGTTCGAACAGCAGTGCACCGATGGCCGACAGCACAACGACTCCACCGAGGCTGTTGATACCGCTCCACTCGAAGGGGACCCCCGTAGCGGCGGTAATGAGCTCCTCGGAGACCACCAGATCGAGTCGGTCGAGATCCGGCAGTATCGAGCCGACGATCCCGACCGCGACCCATTTCGCATCGAGCCAGTCGACGGACCATCCCACGACCGTGAACAGTGCGTAGGCCAGAAACACGTGGGTGAGCCACTCGGCCATCAGCGATCACCCCGGGGAACGAACGTCAGGTCCCGAACGTCGACCTGCCAGTGCCACAAAAAGATACCCGCAGCGAGCAGGCCACCGAGGAGTGAGGCGACATAGACGTACTGAAAGTCGGTTGTATCTCGGTAGTCGACCACGATCTCAGTGGCGTCGATTACAGTCGACTGCTCGGCGAGCACGCCGAAGACCTGAATCGAACCCCCCTCACGGACCGAGTCGGTGACCGACTCGGGGACTGATTCGACAGTAAATTCGAGTTCTGGATCAGTACCAGCAGTGATCACGAGGCGCTGGCTGGCGCGGTCGACTGACTCGACATCGCCGAACAACAGCACCTGCTGGCCGTCGTAGGCGGCGGGCTCGACCGCGATCTCCTCAGTGTCGGGATACGTCCAGCGATCCGCCTCCGCATACAGCACACAAAGGCCGACCGCCGCACAGACCAATAGATAGATGGCCGCAAGTCGATAGCCCCGTTTCATTACCGATTCGTACTACCACGTTCGGAGACACATATATAAACGGATGCGTTTCTGCTCGGGATCAGACACCGACGGCGGCTGAATCGTCCGCAGGTTCTTAGCCCGTCGACGCCCTACTGGAAGTATGTCCACAGCACGAGCGACGTTCGGCGGCGGCTGTTTCTGGTGTATCGAAGCCCCTTTTAAGGAGTTGGCTGGTGTTCGAGCGGTTACCTCGGGCTACGCTGGCGGCGACACCGAGAATCCGAGCTACCGAGCGGTCTGTTCGGGCTCGACCGGCCACGCCGAGGTCGTCCAGATCGAGTACGATCCGGAGACGGTGAGCTACGTCGACCTGCTGGAAGTTCTCTTTACGGTCCACGATCCGACCCAACTCAACCGTCAGGGGCCGGATGTCGGCAGCCAGTATCGGTCGGCGATCTACACCCACTCCGAGGAACAACAGGAGCAGGCCGAAGCGTTCATTGAGGAACTCGAAAACGAGGGCGTCTACGACGACGAAATCGTCACGGAGGTCGAACCCCTTGAGACGTTCTACGAGGCCGAGGCCAAACATCAGGACTACTACGAACGCAATCCCAAGCAGTCGTACTGTACGTTCCACATCCCGCCGAAACTCGACAAGGTCCGCCACAAGTTCGCGGATCGACTCAAAGACCAGCCGGTTCACTGAGCCGCGGCCGTCGACTCCCGGTGACTGATACAGTCGGTGAGCGATTCGGCATCGAGACTGGCTGGCAGTTGGTGTGTCGACCCGTGAGCACTGTCGTCGGTAGCCCGGATGTGGGTCCGAAGGGCGTTGACCGCCCGAAAGCCATCGGTGGTATCGTAGACCCCCAACCGCGAGGTCCCACAGATCGGACACTGCCATCGGTAGGTCCTCGTCTCGGAGTGGGTTTTGTTCTTGGCCGACTGAAGTCGTTCCATGTTGTCGACCTGTAGCGCCGATGGCCGGAGAAGCTACGCTGTTGTATTATCAGCCTTTTATATAGTAGCCGACTCCGGCGTGGCCATCAGCGTCGACTCGACGAGCGCGTTGTGGCCCCGCCGCAACAGGTTCGACACCGACTGCTGGGAGACCCCGAGTTCGTCGGCGACCGCCTCCAGCGACGCTGCTCGTGGACTTTCGAAGTAGCCCACCTCCCAGGCGGTGCGGAGGGCGTCGGCCTGTCTGTCGGTCAGTCCGTACTGTTCGCCGTTCAGCGGTTGGGAGAGTTCGTGGAGCCGAAGGAGTTGAAAACCGACGTCGATCTCGGCACAGTAGTCCCGGAACGCCCCCAGCGCCTCGTGGCCGTCGAACCGCATCTGGAGCCGCCAGTGGTCGACCGTCCCGACGGCCTCCAAAATGACGGCGTTCATCTGGGTCGACAGATAGACGACCGACTCGACGTTTTCGGTCCACTCGGCCCGGTAGAGCGTGGCGTCCTCGAAGCTATCGAGCTGGCGGAGCCCCTGTACGGAGGGGTCGGCGGCCGCCGCGTCCTCGAAGGCCTCGACGTCGACCGCCGACACCCAGAAGTAGGGCGTCAGCACCGAGTCAGTGGCGACGACACGCTCGACTTCAATCCGCGCACCCGGCAGCACAGTCAGCGTTTCGTGGAGGGCAAACGCGTGGGCAGGCACCTGAAACTCACCGAACAAACTCATTGGGAGCCACAGGCCGTCACCTCGGATAAGTCTCACGCACAGGTGGGTTCGGCGACTGTATTCAGTCGGCAGTCGACCCAGCCAGCGTCGGCGTCGACGCGAGCCGCCGGACGGCCGGAAGCGCGACTAAAGCGATCCCAATCTCTAGGCTCCCGACGACCAGAAAGGCAGTCAGATAGTCGGTGGCCGAGCCGACGATCCCGCCGATCAGAAACCCGGTCAAAAATCCCAGACTCCCAAAGACGTTGAAGCCACCCATTGCGACCCCTCGCTCGGCCGAGTCGACCAGATCAGTCACCAGCGCCATCGTCGCTGGGGCGACAAACGCTCCGGCGACCCCGACAAGCACCATGAGTCCCATTGCGAGTTCAACGCTGGCGGCCAACCCAACCGCAATGATCGTGACTCCGTACCCAATCGAACCAGCGACGACCGGCACAAACCGGCCGATCCGGTCCGACAACGAGCCGAGTGGGTACTGGAGCAGTGCGAACGGAAAAAAGAACAGCGCGAGTGCGATGCCGACCCCCGCGGCATCCAACCCGAACACATCGCCGAAGTAGAACACACCCACAAGTGAGAAGAACCCGGCAGTAAGTCGGTCGATGAAGCCGAAAGCGTAGGGAACGCCGAGGGCAGGCGTCGACCGAAGCGTCGCCATCGCGGTCCCGAACCCGCGGCGGTCGCTGGCGGTCGACGCCGTTTCAGTATCAACGGTATCGGAGACAGTCGACGCCAACAGGCCCGCGCCGGCGAGCACCGCGGCTCCAGCATAGACTGGCCCAAAGGGGTCGACCGCCGAGAGTTGACCACCCGCGACCGAGCCGAGGGCCGCCCCGAGACCGATGGCAATCCCCGCCGCGCCCATGTTTCGGCCATTGCCACCCGAGAGATCCATTAACATCGTGATGCTCAGCGAGAACGCGCCAATCGTGAACGCACCGCCCAACACACGGACGACGAGTGCGCCCCGAAAGCCAACGCCGAGCGTCGGCAGCAACGCCAACAGGAGATAGCTGACTGCGCCGCCGACTGCACCGGCGAGAACAAGGGGCGTTCGTCGACCCAGCGCGTCGCTCGCGGCTCCCCAGACGACCGCAAACGCGACGAAAGCCCCGAACTCGGCGACCAGAAACCACATCCCGGCCTGAATTGCCCGCGGCGCGCCGAGGGCGACGATCAGTCCATCGAGACCGGGATACAGCAACACCTGCGAGACGAGCACCGCCCAGACGACGACCGCCAGCCGAAGCCGGGCGGTGCCGAGGCTTCGACCGACGCTGCGGAGGCTCCACTCTCGTCGACTGGTCGCTGGCTGGTCCATGATGAGACGTTAGGAGAGATCAACGGTCGGCGTACTGAAAAAGGCCGTCTCATAACCCTCGTGGCGAGCGACCTGTGTCGGCGTTGTTACCTCGACTGAGAGAGCTTCCTGACCGGTCAGACCGGGTGCGCTGAGACCGTAGTGGAAGCCGATCTCAGGGTCGAGTGCCGGTGTGAGCGACTCCGAAAGCACGGTCTCACCGTCGGTGCCGTCGACAGTCGCACTGAGGCCCATCCCGGGAACGACAAACTCGTTGTAGCGCGTTGCGGTGGTCACTGCGAGATACGGCGACTCACCGAACCGGTCGGCCTCCAGCAGGCTCGCCCGGTAGCGAATATCGTCTGCGAGCGCCTCGCCCATCGATGTGCCACCTAACTCTCGGACTGTCCCGAGCGAGAGTCCACCCATCTCCATCGGGTCGACAGCGCCCTCCTGGCCGGCTTGGTCGTCGTACTGCTGGAAGTCGAGTTCGTTGCGGCCCGACTCGCTGTACTCGAAGTCGATTGCGACCGTTTCCGGCTCACTGAGTCGACCCTCGAAGGAGCCGAACCGATCTGCGGTGACACCACCGACAGTCACCTCGGCGGTGTAGCTCCCGTCGCCGTCGAGATGGTAGTTATCGCCGTAATGGAACCCCATCCGCTGGGAGAGCATCGGATAGATGGTTTCGCGGTTG
This sequence is a window from Halohasta litchfieldiae. Protein-coding genes within it:
- a CDS encoding metal-dependent hydrolase, with amino-acid sequence MAEWLTHVFLAYALFTVVGWSVDWLDAKWVAVGIVGSILPDLDRLDLVVSEELITAATGVPFEWSGINSLGGVVVLSAIGALLFEHGKNQRRAFVLLFSGSLSHLVVDLPQRYADGLMLTNTYLFPLPPWRPPTPGWYVSADQWVVVVALVVALVVFGIDRYRPADTRPAVAERAD
- the msrA gene encoding peptide-methionine (S)-S-oxide reductase MsrA codes for the protein MSTARATFGGGCFWCIEAPFKELAGVRAVTSGYAGGDTENPSYRAVCSGSTGHAEVVQIEYDPETVSYVDLLEVLFTVHDPTQLNRQGPDVGSQYRSAIYTHSEEQQEQAEAFIEELENEGVYDDEIVTEVEPLETFYEAEAKHQDYYERNPKQSYCTFHIPPKLDKVRHKFADRLKDQPVH
- a CDS encoding small ribosomal subunit Rsm22 family protein, whose protein sequence is MIDREAVRSNAKYLRQVRPIDPEEISEYIESQPHPAVVKQTLREEAFDLGLVEREDGTFVPVEAGPVDYRQWEPEAFPERYSFALEDQLVKRYGANWHRGDSGRELRERITGLKEDYYAGADVEYDETAALGYAIYHLPDYYAAVGYDLDTLTERGLLDRTLRVLDVGAGSGGPALGLHDYLFADDERGDDVSVDPEAALVDYHAVEPSASADILEPMLAETTLNFRSTIHRTTIEEYLVDGAGDEKFDLICFGNVLSELDDPVAVVEDALDLLADDGTLLALEPADLETATGLREIEREVAPPASDVTIYAPTLRLWEGKAPSDRGWSFDVRPDLSEPAFQQRLDEGQSTDDVDTDPGAFVNVDVQFAYSLLRTDGERRFPFRASRDRHAQMAAMDDHVTDRINLLAVKLSHNLSDGGNPLFKIGDGSQQVDQYAVLTKESGLNRDLEDAPYGAVLEFENVLVLWNDDEEAYNLVVDAETVVDSVSGY
- a CDS encoding MFS transporter, whose translation is MDQPATSRREWSLRSVGRSLGTARLRLAVVVWAVLVSQVLLYPGLDGLIVALGAPRAIQAGMWFLVAEFGAFVAFAVVWGAASDALGRRTPLVLAGAVGGAVSYLLLALLPTLGVGFRGALVVRVLGGAFTIGAFSLSITMLMDLSGGNGRNMGAAGIAIGLGAALGSVAGGQLSAVDPFGPVYAGAAVLAGAGLLASTVSDTVDTETASTASDRRGFGTAMATLRSTPALGVPYAFGFIDRLTAGFFSLVGVFYFGDVFGLDAAGVGIALALFFFPFALLQYPLGSLSDRIGRFVPVVAGSIGYGVTIIAVGLAASVELAMGLMVLVGVAGAFVAPATMALVTDLVDSAERGVAMGGFNVFGSLGFLTGFLIGGIVGSATDYLTAFLVVGSLEIGIALVALPAVRRLASTPTLAGSTAD
- a CDS encoding prephenate dehydrogenase/arogenate dehydrogenase family protein, whose protein sequence is MKLLVVGAGEMGRWVADTVDAEIAFSDADSAVAADAAAARQARRVSPATDEQFDVVCLAVPMSAVDDAIEQYAPLATEAIFDVSGVMASPLAAMADQAPDLEQASFHPLFAPPRVPGNVAVVTANDGPHLQSIREAMTDAGNTVFETTPEEHDDAMETVQASAHTAVLAYGLAADSVREEFATPVSAKLEEIATTVTEGDAGVYSEIQSTFDGAEAVAEAAKRIAEADDETFAELYDDAKTNMNATGRERHQ
- a CDS encoding helix-turn-helix domain-containing protein, with the protein product MSLFGEFQVPAHAFALHETLTVLPGARIEVERVVATDSVLTPYFWVSAVDVEAFEDAAAADPSVQGLRQLDSFEDATLYRAEWTENVESVVYLSTQMNAVILEAVGTVDHWRLQMRFDGHEALGAFRDYCAEIDVGFQLLRLHELSQPLNGEQYGLTDRQADALRTAWEVGYFESPRAASLEAVADELGVSQQSVSNLLRRGHNALVESTLMATPESATI
- a CDS encoding DUF7350 domain-containing protein; this translates as MDRRQFLAATAAGLTTSAAGCVDAFESAADTTYGREPALVDPRPEAIYWPTHTEAMEMAGMGTTSGGRRVQLMYTFPHRFWRVFRSEDGEGYEARIFEVEADDAVHLMAAVRDADSGVVLPVSSVNIAVTGGNNVNNRETIYPMLSQRMGFHYGDNYHLDGDGSYTAEVTVGGVTADRFGSFEGRLSEPETVAIDFEYSESGRNELDFQQYDDQAGQEGAVDPMEMGGLSLGTVRELGGTSMGEALADDIRYRASLLEADRFGESPYLAVTTATRYNEFVVPGMGLSATVDGTDGETVLSESLTPALDPEIGFHYGLSAPGLTGQEALSVEVTTPTQVARHEGYETAFFSTPTVDLS